From a single Leishmania infantum JPCM5 genome chromosome 36 genomic region:
- a CDS encoding mkiaa0324 protein-like protein — MFSRSMRALVSKRPPFASFYKAVHSPLRNTEQARKMQTAAVLWHRTAPQYGIRFSAPRVAAALRIYRRKGKEITKELQKTAKPARKWKAAPSRSKLARATAPKRKAIHLKQRQQKGKKAITPFAAFQTEVMRRTKFPSTRANLKRVLRMWVMTGRQRSLSVPKRVEMAVRLLQKDRKRGKGFSRKMSNKITRRRSKRGTRKIAKSSAAGSSRKTAKSRKPRVTATGAKRARAARPSRSAVAQRLKRARRMRAVRQVPKRPASVKVRLARHLAAKRSAPKPVAASKPKARTMHAARKATASKRRTRKTSIAAVAKPRPRHTPTKRRASAARRRANPYIKFYRHMRMTGLIPNHPKILGTRQIKALWTETHSLNGLNRRIARATELLEERTGLKSKVNPPAVRTSARKRQNPKHGSPGPSPAPAAPKTSESLTIKQRDIKVPPYYSSNPFGATYAALLPLLRDIPSSTRMAHVAKAWTRTSVKDDKRSAKARIAAVAEAMKK; from the coding sequence ATGTTCTCGAGATCGATGCGGGCTTTGGTGAGCAAGCGGCCACCATTTGCTAGCTTCTACAAGGCCGTTCACTCGCCCCTCAGAAACACGGAGCAGGCGCGAAAAATGCAGACGGCTGCCGTCCTGTGGCACAGGACGGCACCGCAGTATGGCATCCGCTTCTCTGCACCCCGTGTTGCCGCGGCACTGCGAATTTACCGCAGGAAAGGCAAGGAAATCACCAAAGAACTGCAGAAGACTGCAAAGCCTGCGCGTAAGTGGAAGGCAGCACCGTCAAGGTCAAAGCTGGCGCGCGCCACGGCTCCGAAGCGCAAGGCGATTCACTtgaagcagcgccagcagaaAGGCAAGAAAGCCATAACGCCCTTCGCCGCTTTCCAGACGGAGGTGATGCGGCGCACCAAGTTCCCCTCCACAAGGGCGAACCTCAAGCGAGTGCTTCGCATGTGGGTCATGACAGGTCGGCAGCGCTCACTTTCTGTGCCGAAGCGTGTCGAGATGGCTGTGCGGTTGCTGCAGAAGGACCGGAAACGCGGGAAGGGGTTTTCCAGGAAGATGAGCAACAAGATCACCAGGCGCCGCTCTAAGCGCGGCACCCGCAAGATTGCAAAGAGCTCGGCAGCTGGAAGCAGCCGCAAGACAGCAAAGTCGAGGAAGCCGCGTGTCACAGCGACAGGGGCGAAAAGGGCACGGGCGGCTCGACCCTCCCGAAGCGCCGTGGCGCAAAGGCTGAAAAGGGCGCGGAGGATGCGCGCCGTGCGTCAGGTGCCCAAGCGACCAGCTTCTGTGAAAGTGCGTCTTGCGCGCCACCTCGCTGCCAAACGGTCGGCACCGAAGCCGGTGGCTGCAAGCAAGCCGAAGGCGCGCACGATGCACGCGGCTCGCAAGGCCACCGCCTCGAAGCGGCGGACTCGAAAGACGAGCATCGCAGCCGTGGCAAAGCCAAGGCCGCGGCACACTCCCACTAAGAGGAGGGCTAGCGCAGCCCGTCGCCGCGCGAACCCCTACATCAAGTTTTACCGTCACATGCGCATGACCGGGCTCATTCCAAACCATCCCAAGATCCTGGGCACTCGCCAGATCAAGGCGTTGTGGACAGAGACGCACTCCCTCAACGGCCTGAATCGCCGCATCGCGCGCGCGACGGAACTTCTCGAGGAGCGGACGGGGTTGAAGTCGAAGGTTAATCCGCCTGCCGTGAGGACGTCGGCGCGCAAGCGCCAGAACCCCAAGCACGGTTCGCCGGGCccatcgccagcgccggcggcacccaAGACCTCGGAATCCTTGACGATCAAGCAGAGGGACATCAAGGTGCCTCCGTATTATAGCAGCAACCCCTTTGGAGCCACCTACGCAGCGTTGCTTCCCCTGCTGCGTGACATTCCGAGCTCGACGCGGATGGCTCATGTCGCCAAGGCCTGGACGCGCACCTCCGTGAAGGATGACAAGCGCAGCGCAAAGGCCCGTATTGCTGCCGTGGCAGAGGCGATGAAGAAGTGA
- a CDS encoding putative kinetoplast-associated protein, translating into MLRFVPRRLAIGAYSMFMIEQKNNPKLKGLSVSDRGKMTSKLYKSLSASDKAALDKRAAAWTSFRHKSQKTKVKGEKKPRSTRAPSAYANFVKANIGRFEKLPHLDRMKAVAKLWKQHNARTPK; encoded by the coding sequence ATGCTCCGCTTCGTTCCTCGGCGGCTCGCCATCGGCGCGTATTCCATGTTCATGATTGAGCAGAAGAACAACCCGAAGCTCAAGGGCCTCTCCGTGAGCGACCGCGGGAAGATGACGTCGAAGCTGTACAAATCCCTGAGTGCGAGCGACAAGGCGGCCCTTGACAaacgcgccgctgcgtggACCAGCTTCAGGCACAAGAGTCAGAAGACCAAGGTGAAGGGGGAAAAGAAGCCGCGCTCTAcgcgcgcgccgtcggcgtacGCCAACTTTGTAAAGGCGAATATTGGCCGTTTCGAGaagctgccgcacctcgaCCGCATGAAGGCTGTGGCAAAGTTGTGGAAGCAGCACAACGCGCGCACCCCTAAATAG